A stretch of the Desulforamulus ferrireducens genome encodes the following:
- a CDS encoding spore germination protein, translating into MNWWQELQKTFTNTDREGFVLQETSEEKAEAQQQQKSEPSTSQEKEKAEQGKKRSQLKRPQKVAGRKKTEQQEDKPLGEDKEAQQAGQDARQEPREQPGQDKGKIKKPLKVYQAQKDQDPDLVSPYLELNEQRLKELYDLPNNKDFIIRHFTIAVSPPVKAFAFFMEGMSDKTSINTYVLQPLMLFSNFQPHIEGYLIDHIEKRVLIGNQVNVHQKFEQIVAGINFGSTAVFVDGCEQALLVDTKGWDHRSVSMPINEKVIRGPHESFTETLRTNTALIRKHIRSANLTTEMLKLGKTTHRDVAIMYLRDVVNPQLLKEVKRRIASIKVEGIMESGILEQMIEERPWNIAPQVMATERPDRVAFYIVKGKVAILLDGSPYALLVPTTMFDQMQTMEDFYLRPLYGTFLRLIRGFAFYISFLTPGFYLAIILFHKEMVPTDLLLAIAGARERVPFPSLVEVIIMEVSFELIREAGIRVPGVMGNTIGIVGALILGQAAVQANIVSPILVIVVAVTGLASFAVPYYSLQFSLRIMRFAYIFLGAALGFVGIIFGLFVQMHMMAALKSFGVPYLAPMAPTTKSVGDVVLRRPAYSWEKRPDYLNTQQEKLQPNIARGWIKESTKRKRKP; encoded by the coding sequence ATGAATTGGTGGCAAGAACTGCAAAAGACATTTACAAATACCGATCGGGAAGGATTTGTGCTGCAAGAAACCTCTGAGGAAAAGGCCGAGGCCCAGCAACAACAAAAAAGTGAGCCAAGTACTTCCCAGGAAAAAGAAAAAGCTGAGCAAGGGAAAAAACGTTCGCAGTTAAAGCGCCCTCAGAAAGTGGCTGGTAGAAAAAAAACTGAGCAGCAGGAAGACAAACCGCTAGGTGAGGATAAGGAAGCCCAGCAAGCTGGGCAAGATGCTCGCCAGGAACCCAGAGAGCAACCAGGACAGGATAAGGGAAAAATAAAAAAACCGCTCAAAGTGTATCAGGCCCAAAAAGATCAAGACCCCGATCTGGTTAGTCCTTACCTGGAACTAAATGAGCAGCGGTTAAAGGAACTCTACGATCTGCCCAATAACAAAGACTTTATCATACGGCACTTTACCATTGCCGTATCACCACCGGTGAAAGCCTTTGCCTTTTTTATGGAGGGTATGAGTGATAAAACTTCTATAAACACCTATGTCTTACAACCCTTAATGCTATTTTCCAATTTTCAGCCCCATATAGAGGGTTATCTCATAGACCATATTGAAAAAAGAGTGCTCATTGGCAATCAGGTTAATGTGCACCAAAAATTTGAACAAATTGTAGCTGGTATTAACTTTGGCTCCACCGCTGTTTTCGTGGATGGTTGTGAGCAAGCCCTGCTGGTGGATACCAAGGGTTGGGACCACCGCAGTGTCTCTATGCCCATTAATGAAAAGGTTATTCGGGGTCCCCATGAATCTTTTACAGAAACACTGCGTACCAATACAGCCTTAATTAGGAAACATATTCGCTCGGCTAACTTAACCACTGAGATGCTGAAGCTGGGTAAAACAACCCACCGTGATGTGGCCATTATGTATTTAAGAGATGTGGTTAATCCGCAGCTATTAAAAGAAGTTAAGCGCAGAATTGCATCAATAAAAGTGGAAGGCATCATGGAAAGCGGCATCTTGGAGCAAATGATTGAGGAGCGCCCCTGGAACATTGCCCCCCAAGTTATGGCCACTGAAAGGCCGGATCGGGTAGCCTTTTATATCGTGAAAGGTAAAGTGGCTATTCTCCTGGATGGCAGTCCCTATGCACTTTTGGTGCCTACCACCATGTTTGATCAGATGCAAACCATGGAGGATTTTTACCTGCGGCCGCTCTACGGCACCTTTCTGCGGCTGATTAGGGGATTTGCCTTTTACATATCCTTCCTCACACCGGGATTTTATTTGGCCATTATATTATTTCATAAGGAAATGGTGCCCACGGATCTATTACTGGCCATTGCCGGTGCTCGGGAGAGGGTACCCTTTCCTAGTCTGGTGGAAGTAATTATTATGGAGGTATCCTTTGAACTTATTCGGGAGGCTGGCATCAGGGTACCGGGGGTGATGGGGAATACCATCGGCATTGTGGGGGCACTGATTTTAGGGCAGGCCGCGGTACAGGCCAATATCGTCAGTCCTATCTTAGTTATTGTGGTGGCGGTAACCGGTTTAGCCTCCTTTGCGGTACCCTATTACTCACTGCAGTTTTCTTTACGCATTATGCGTTTTGCTTATATTTTTCTAGGTGCAGCACTTGGTTTTGTCGGTATTATCTTTGGTCTGTTCGTACAGATGCATATGATGGCTGCCCTGAAATCCTTTGGTGTACCTTATTTAGCTCCCATGGCACCTACCACCAAATCTGTAGGTGATGTAGTACTGCGTCGACCAGCCTACTCCTGGGAAAAAAGACCTGATTATCTAAATACCCAGCAGGAGAAGCTGCAGCCCAATATTGCCCGAGGCTGGATAAAAGAATCCACCAAAAGGAAGAGAAAGCCTTGA
- a CDS encoding GerAB/ArcD/ProY family transporter: MIREGKIGFTEGFALIFISYISKIFLVEPSLQIETAKNMAWLLVLFGVLLTLVEFWIIVSLMKRHKNSTIIETSEELLGPYLGILCSLSFGLFFIVEEAILIRRYAETLIMASLPETPISVVMVILTLAAVISCYYGIEAMARVSRISLTFILLGIVVLFVAVTGYIHMTNFYPLWSVELVKPLVEYLPRFIIFSEGLLAVVLFQTFGSWQNCRSAGLLAIACGGFIRLSLVVLLILTFGVEIATEKSLPFFNLSRLVSLGSFFQRAESVFLLTWAMVGFLKLALNMYAATVILARIFRLPDYRPLIWVVSLLCFSLSIIPKDLSAVIALDVGFFKIWGIVPTIILPILLLLVSLIRKPGKKKELEPEPVK, from the coding sequence TTGATCAGAGAAGGAAAGATTGGTTTTACCGAGGGTTTTGCCTTAATTTTCATATCTTATATATCCAAAATTTTTCTCGTAGAACCTAGCTTACAAATAGAAACGGCCAAAAATATGGCTTGGTTGCTAGTGCTGTTTGGCGTGCTCCTAACACTGGTTGAATTCTGGATCATAGTATCATTAATGAAGCGACATAAGAATTCTACTATTATTGAAACCAGTGAAGAGTTGCTGGGGCCATATCTGGGCATTCTGTGCAGCCTATCCTTTGGCCTTTTCTTTATTGTTGAGGAAGCCATTCTCATTAGGAGATATGCCGAGACACTAATCATGGCATCTCTGCCAGAAACACCCATTAGTGTAGTTATGGTTATACTCACCCTGGCGGCGGTGATTAGCTGCTATTATGGCATAGAAGCCATGGCCAGAGTATCGAGGATTTCCCTTACTTTTATTCTTCTTGGTATTGTTGTTTTGTTTGTGGCGGTAACGGGTTACATTCACATGACTAATTTTTACCCCCTTTGGAGTGTTGAACTTGTCAAACCGTTAGTGGAATATCTGCCAAGGTTTATTATTTTTAGTGAAGGCCTATTGGCTGTGGTGCTTTTCCAAACCTTTGGTAGTTGGCAAAACTGTCGTTCGGCAGGCCTGCTGGCCATCGCTTGTGGTGGCTTTATTCGCTTATCCTTGGTAGTCTTATTAATTCTTACCTTTGGTGTGGAAATAGCCACCGAAAAATCGTTACCCTTTTTCAATCTTAGCCGCCTGGTTAGCTTAGGAAGCTTTTTCCAACGGGCGGAATCGGTATTCCTCCTAACCTGGGCTATGGTGGGTTTTCTCAAATTAGCTTTGAATATGTATGCGGCAACGGTTATCTTAGCCCGTATCTTTCGTCTGCCGGATTATCGTCCCCTCATTTGGGTAGTGAGTCTGCTGTGTTTTAGTTTAAGTATTATCCCCAAGGATTTATCAGCAGTGATCGCCTTGGATGTGGGCTTTTTTAAAATCTGGGGAATAGTGCCCACCATCATTTTGCCTATCTTACTGTTACTGGTGTCACTAATACGTAAACCCGGTAAGAAGAAAGAACTAGAACCAGAACCAGTAAAATAG
- a CDS encoding Ger(x)C family spore germination protein: protein MNITTLIRRWVTVGCLILLVILSTGCMGARETDQVAYVLAVGWDKLDDGQIEVTLVIANTLAFASTGGGGGQEAQPYIINSVKAISPWESRNLFSSFGSRQLSFMHTKAYIIGEAAARDGISKFLNGIFRYREDRENSSIFICKGKAKEFLMNNKPVLEASPAKQFELLEVTSETTGLFPVTTLHDFYNILKNLHSAPTTGLVGILDANKDKEEQLLEQEEANPLAEPFYAGALPRSHGNKAEFVGTAIFNDDKMVGILNAGESRIMLLLQGKFNSGTFNLSDPKHQENYISLGLRQAKKPEISFKQDDEGLKIQITVFLEGNILVIESGENYEEPKLKRWLEQYFSKEIEKLAQQLIAKTKEKDYGDIFNLDRYYRKEVTCWNEWEQLNWRQIYNDAEITVTCKTNIRRPGLMRKTERILKEQP, encoded by the coding sequence TTGAACATAACCACTCTAATCAGACGCTGGGTCACAGTTGGTTGCCTGATTCTACTGGTCATCCTTAGTACCGGCTGTATGGGAGCCAGGGAAACCGACCAGGTGGCCTATGTTTTGGCTGTTGGCTGGGATAAACTGGATGATGGACAAATAGAGGTAACACTAGTCATAGCCAATACCTTAGCCTTTGCCAGTACAGGTGGTGGCGGTGGTCAGGAAGCTCAACCATATATCATCAACAGTGTTAAAGCCATTTCTCCCTGGGAAAGCAGAAATCTATTCAGCAGCTTCGGTAGCCGCCAACTGTCCTTCATGCATACCAAAGCCTATATCATTGGTGAGGCGGCAGCCAGAGATGGTATAAGCAAATTCCTTAACGGAATTTTTCGTTACCGGGAGGACCGAGAAAACAGTTCCATTTTCATCTGTAAGGGTAAGGCCAAAGAATTTTTAATGAATAACAAGCCGGTACTGGAGGCATCTCCGGCAAAGCAATTTGAATTATTAGAGGTTACCTCCGAAACCACAGGTCTCTTTCCGGTCACCACCTTGCATGATTTTTACAATATCTTGAAGAACCTGCACAGTGCTCCAACCACAGGTTTGGTGGGGATACTAGATGCGAATAAAGATAAAGAAGAACAACTATTGGAACAGGAAGAGGCCAATCCTTTAGCAGAACCCTTTTATGCCGGGGCATTACCCAGGAGCCATGGAAATAAAGCGGAGTTTGTAGGTACAGCGATATTTAATGATGACAAAATGGTGGGCATACTAAACGCCGGGGAAAGCCGGATTATGTTATTGCTACAGGGCAAATTTAACTCCGGCACCTTTAATTTAAGCGATCCAAAACATCAGGAAAACTATATTTCCTTAGGTTTAAGACAGGCAAAAAAACCTGAAATCTCCTTCAAGCAGGATGATGAGGGACTAAAGATCCAAATAACAGTGTTTTTGGAAGGTAATATACTGGTCATTGAAAGTGGTGAAAACTACGAAGAACCTAAATTAAAAAGATGGCTTGAGCAGTATTTTAGTAAGGAGATAGAAAAGCTAGCCCAGCAATTAATTGCCAAAACTAAGGAAAAGGATTATGGAGATATATTTAATCTTGACCGCTATTACCGTAAGGAGGTAACTTGCTGGAATGAATGGGAACAATTAAATTGGAGACAAATTTATAACGATGCTGAGATAACTGTTACTTGTAAAACCAATATCCGCCGACCGGGGTTAATGAGAAAAACAGAAAGAATCTTAAAGGAGCAACCTTAG
- a CDS encoding HEAT repeat domain-containing protein, producing MDIKVQPKPWDRAESLALALEKTFTEEWGGPKSALALAYLRDTVIPELVFCLITNWHFLDNQTFRQILTAKLNTQFAYPPVFAEGLAGDVLMAAKSVLGVSPLANNHPWQPWEIILRMFTIGYRLPEIAQKTGYPETYLDIFKKIYQQLQAVTQDLGQASEEVVLAHRDLAGSDIQMLRFMLDFRARFEVFHNYFERLQAEQIIMELGLEIDPDNLIRLFEGLFEIEKQVTVARLADILKGAKSAWLTGENYFTKTRGYGLLAHWPKKQIVLLLEHLLAANLIISDANHDHVLSLSEKAARLIVPLVVPRLADEVQNTLRSKARDKISRSTAVLQGKNPEIAVHVIRELVRRGDAGVVMCFKALQRRVSKKVFLQIVWACGQLGGKDAISLLSKAILDRDSLVRVRACQAMGHMADQSFYFALINALEDPVALVREQAARSLAKLKMPSALKHLEQLINKIGEDPQVQRAARETKALLLKEKEQKEQE from the coding sequence ATGGATATAAAGGTGCAGCCCAAGCCTTGGGACAGAGCAGAAAGCTTGGCCCTGGCGCTGGAGAAGACCTTTACCGAGGAATGGGGCGGACCAAAAAGTGCCTTGGCTTTGGCTTATCTCAGGGATACTGTCATTCCGGAATTGGTTTTTTGCTTAATTACCAATTGGCATTTTTTAGATAACCAAACCTTTCGCCAAATCCTGACAGCTAAATTAAATACCCAGTTTGCCTATCCTCCTGTCTTTGCCGAGGGTTTAGCCGGGGATGTGCTAATGGCTGCCAAGTCTGTGCTCGGGGTTAGTCCCCTGGCTAATAACCACCCCTGGCAACCCTGGGAAATAATCCTGCGTATGTTTACCATTGGTTACCGTTTACCGGAAATTGCGCAAAAAACCGGCTACCCCGAAACTTACCTGGATATTTTTAAGAAAATATACCAGCAATTGCAGGCTGTCACCCAAGACTTGGGACAGGCTAGCGAAGAAGTGGTGCTGGCTCATCGGGATTTAGCCGGTTCGGACATTCAAATGCTTCGCTTTATGTTGGATTTTCGTGCTCGTTTTGAGGTATTTCACAATTATTTCGAGCGGTTACAAGCGGAGCAAATTATTATGGAATTAGGCTTGGAAATAGATCCCGACAACCTCATCCGCCTCTTTGAGGGTCTCTTTGAAATTGAGAAACAAGTTACCGTCGCCCGTTTGGCAGATATTCTTAAAGGGGCTAAGTCTGCCTGGTTAACTGGTGAAAATTATTTTACGAAAACCCGGGGTTATGGGCTATTAGCCCACTGGCCGAAAAAACAAATAGTACTCCTGCTGGAGCATTTACTGGCGGCAAATCTAATTATCAGTGATGCTAACCATGATCATGTCTTGAGCCTTTCCGAAAAAGCGGCCCGTCTGATAGTACCACTGGTGGTACCAAGGCTGGCCGATGAAGTACAAAATACCCTGCGCAGCAAAGCCCGTGATAAAATTTCACGCAGTACGGCAGTACTGCAGGGTAAAAATCCGGAAATTGCGGTGCATGTCATCCGAGAATTAGTTCGCCGGGGTGATGCAGGGGTAGTGATGTGTTTTAAAGCTTTGCAGCGAAGGGTGTCCAAAAAGGTCTTCCTACAAATTGTTTGGGCCTGTGGTCAATTAGGGGGGAAGGATGCCATTAGTCTGTTAAGCAAAGCTATTTTGGATCGAGACAGTCTGGTTAGGGTGCGGGCTTGCCAAGCCATGGGGCACATGGCTGACCAATCCTTTTATTTTGCCTTAATTAATGCCTTAGAGGACCCGGTAGCTTTGGTACGGGAACAAGCAGCCAGGTCACTGGCTAAATTAAAAATGCCCAGTGCCTTAAAGCATTTGGAGCAGTTAATTAACAAAATAGGTGAGGATCCTCAGGTACAGCGGGCAGCCAGGGAAACCAAAGCTCTCCTACTAAAGGAAAAGGAGCAAAAGGAACAGGAATAG
- the trxB gene encoding thioredoxin-disulfide reductase, translating into MQEKELVIIGGGPAGYTAGLYAARADIDAVLIERGMPGGQAAATEWIENYPGFPGGIGGIDLALKMDEQARSFGLTVINDNVEAVEKQGREFIVKTSQTVFKTKTVILATGSKPSFLGVEGEQKFHGRGVSYCATCDGAFFRDRTVAVVGGGDAAVEEALFLTKFAAKVYIIHRRDELRAAKVIQKRAMANEKIEFLWNSVVEKVVGEDKVEAVTLKDVRTGELKDIPVDGVFVYVGTRANSELIKDLVETDARGYVLANNKMQTRVPGLYVAGDICQKPLRQVVTAVADGAVAAMEVEKYLASWE; encoded by the coding sequence GTGCAAGAAAAAGAACTGGTGATTATTGGTGGGGGACCGGCTGGTTATACTGCTGGTCTTTATGCAGCCAGGGCAGATATAGATGCAGTGTTAATTGAAAGAGGGATGCCCGGTGGTCAGGCTGCTGCCACAGAGTGGATTGAAAATTATCCTGGTTTTCCCGGTGGTATAGGCGGTATTGATTTAGCCTTAAAGATGGACGAACAGGCTCGTTCCTTTGGCCTTACCGTTATCAATGATAATGTTGAAGCGGTTGAGAAACAAGGTCGGGAATTTATAGTTAAGACCAGTCAAACTGTTTTTAAAACCAAAACCGTTATTTTGGCCACAGGTTCTAAACCCAGTTTTCTGGGAGTTGAGGGTGAACAAAAGTTTCATGGCCGGGGTGTTTCCTATTGTGCAACCTGTGACGGTGCCTTTTTCAGAGATAGAACCGTAGCAGTGGTGGGTGGTGGCGATGCCGCTGTGGAAGAAGCCCTATTTCTCACCAAGTTTGCTGCCAAGGTATATATCATTCATCGCCGGGATGAACTGCGGGCAGCTAAGGTCATTCAAAAGCGTGCCATGGCCAATGAAAAGATTGAATTTCTCTGGAATTCTGTGGTAGAGAAGGTTGTGGGGGAAGATAAGGTAGAAGCTGTAACCCTCAAAGATGTTCGTACAGGAGAACTAAAGGATATTCCCGTTGATGGCGTATTTGTTTACGTGGGGACCAGAGCTAATTCTGAGTTAATTAAAGATTTGGTGGAAACCGATGCCCGGGGCTATGTCTTAGCCAACAATAAAATGCAAACCCGTGTACCTGGTCTGTATGTAGCCGGAGATATTTGCCAAAAGCCCCTGCGCCAGGTTGTAACTGCCGTAGCAGACGGCGCGGTGGCTGCCATGGAAGTGGAAAAATATTTGGCATCTTGGGAATAA